In Vespa crabro chromosome 7, iyVesCrab1.2, whole genome shotgun sequence, a single window of DNA contains:
- the LOC124425703 gene encoding ribosome biogenesis protein NOP53, with product MMDVKTKKRKVSKKTKKSWRKHVDTTDVDKFLENERLEERLGIPFSKRPDADLFTVDKNATIKEITSNDKKQRRLALKNTEPKCFNILKPHTLVPDPIVKRNRVRTAEERKHPILLRKEIQRKSMGILKLKEKLALKNKALADLKRANRPRRGDFKDDIWHKKDSSLPEITTEWMTSDTIRHTLTHMGIKKRKLPTSLHKKPSILPAIEAPHPGTSYNPSYKDHQDLLNEIAKKELELMKEEAHLNRVTTKMFKKVSLDEKDKNTLKELAEGLPIKKDELEQSNNNDNDDHDDDDDDDDDTDMDYNIKSVNPPVKNKKKTLVARRKQKEQKMLAHKLAQAKLEKRKVSDIYKLKLLQKQIDAKEKKEKILQKKRHEQKKLRSVETKTLSKVKFEPVEPSFTLAEELTGNLRNVARIGNLLKDRYKSLQQRNIVAPANIVLKRTKAKVKRYIKSDHKIMQK from the exons ATGATGGACGTTAAAACTAAAAAGCGTAAAGTTtctaaaaaaacaaagaaatcttGGAGAAAACATGTAGATACAACAGATGTCGacaaatttttagaaaatgaaagattagAAGAAAGATTAGGAATACCATTTTCTAAACGGCCAGATGCAGACTTATTTACAGTTGACAAGAATGCTACAATAAAAGAGATTACGTCTAATGACAAAAAACAGCGTAGACTCGCTTTGAAAAATACAGAGCCAAAGTgtttcaatatattaaaacCACACACTCTAGTTCCTGATCCAATTGTTAAGAGAAATCGTGTAAGAACGGCTGAAGAGCGTAAACATCCTATCTTACTTCGTAAAGAGattcaaagaaaatcaatgggtatcttgaaattgaaagaaaagttagcattaaaaaataaagctCTAGCAGATTTGAAAAGAGCTAACAGACCTAGAAGAGGTGATTTCAAAGACGATATATGGCATAAAAAAGATTCTTCTTTACCGGAAATTACTACAGAATGGATGACTTCTGATACTATCAGACATACTCTTACGCATAtgggtataaaaaaaagaaaattaccaaCATCCTTACATAAAAAACCATCGATCTTACCAGCTATAGAAGCTCCACATCCTGGTACATCATATAATCCGTCTTATAAAGATCATCAGGATTTGTTAAATGAAATAGCAAAGAAAGAATTAGaattaatgaaagaagaagctCATTTAAATAGAGTTACTACAAAAATGTTCAAGAAG gTTTCACTTgatgagaaagataaaaatacattaaagGAATTAGCTGAGGGTTtaccaataaaaaaagatgaacTAGAGCAGtctaataacaatgataatgatgatcatgatgatgatgatgatgatgatgatgatactgatatggattataatattaagtcTGTAAATCCAccagtaaaaaataaaaagaaaacattagtAGCAAGAcgtaaacaaaaagaacaaaaaatgttAGCACATAAATTAGCGCAAGCAaaattagagaaaagaaaagtatcagATATATACAAGTTAAAATTACTTCAAAAACAAATTGatgcgaaagaaaagaaagaaaaaattttacaaaaaaagagacatgaacaaaaaaaattaagatctGTAGAAACAAAGACATTGAGTAAAGTTAAATTTGAACCTGTTGAACCTTCCTTTACATTAGCAGAAGAATTAACTGGAAACTTAAGAAATGTTGCACGCATTGGTAATTTATTAAAGGATCGTTATAAATCATTGCAACAAAGGAATATTGTTGCACCAGCAAATATTGTTCT CAAACGAACTAAGGCTaaagtaaaaagatatattaaatcaGATCATAAAATAATGCAAAAGTAA
- the LOC124425707 gene encoding uncharacterized protein LOC124425707, which translates to MYNRLLDSAGIFQMEISKCIQEPIHKLIRENIMLNNYLTEIMNGSLAEKEIFKNSKYMKDVLLKKNKLSYLDTRYNIKVSKIQNHLLKSLKEVHSDIERHLINFKVLSPNLEKDLINRDYAQKQTNISEAHVKELEIMLYKERIEISTSKYIRKKIQCKIKKCRETLYDVKYAVLCALQMTNSDSKFAQMDKKSLLLHLQNIIIEGEAYMSNIIIKSMESILESSNVYIYGDLGFEPTSIKLRESTQIVENEIFTPIISETFSIKELEEQSKEDLIKDKSLTIFEAPTVKELIETKFSSAEDSISEEFEVTGIDNDEI; encoded by the exons ATGTATAATCGCCTTCTTGATTCAGCtggaatttttcaaatggaaATTTCTAAATGTATACAAGAACCTATTCATAAActtataagagaaaatattatgttaaataattatttaactgAAATTATGAATGGAAGTCTtgctgaaaaagaaatatttaaaaattccaa atatatgaAGGATGTActtcttaagaaaaataaattaagttATTTAGATAccagatataatataaaagtttcTAAAATTCAAAATCATCTTTTGAAATCCTTAAAAGAAGTCCATAGTGATATAGAAagacatttaattaatttcaaggtTTTAAGTCCTAATCTAGAGAAAGATTTGATTAATAGAGATTATGCACAAAAACAAACCAATATTTCTGAAGCACATGTAAAAGAATTGGAAATAATGTTGTACAAAGAGAGGATAGAAATTAGTACttcaaaatatatacgaaaaaagatacaatgtaaaattaaaaaatgtaggGAAACACTTTATGATGTTAAATATGCTGTACTATGTGCACTACAG atgaCAAATAGTGACTCTAAGTTTGcacaaatggataaaaaaagtttgttgctacatttacaaaatattattatagaaggTGAAGCCTACatgtcaaatattataattaaatc gatGGAATCTATACTGGAATCAAGTAATGTGTACATCTATGGAGATCTTGGATTTGAACCAACATCTATTAAATTAAGAGAATCGACTCAGAtagtagaaaatgaaatatttacacCGATCATCTCTGAAACTTTTAGTATAAAAGAACTg GAAGAACAATCAAAAgaagatttaataaaagataaaagtttaACTATATTCGAGGCACCAACAGTTAAAGAACTTATTGAAACTAAATTTTCAAGTGCAGAGGATTCAATTTCTGAAGAATTTGAAGTGACAGGAATTGACAATgatgaaatttaa
- the LOC124425708 gene encoding WD repeat domain-containing protein 83 codes for MSATEIKYKFEREIDCKQGAVRSVRFSVDGEYCLTCGSDRKIKLWNPYKATNLKVYGGHGDEVMDVCASCDSSQIVSCGLDKSLILWDVSTGTPVRRLRGHAGPVTTVRYNEESSMVVSGSRDNTVMCWDVRSKSIEPVQCLNEAKDSISSIRTSDHEILSASFDGKIRRYDIRVGQMYSDYMKDAVTCASFTRDGQCIVVSCANDVVRLIDKDTGELLGKFTGHTAKDLCLESSVDSQDTQILSGSEDGKLWVWDLATQTVVAKLSGYRPSKYPTLSINVHPTKNCFIAANGYSILMWSAESTAKVE; via the exons ATGAGTGctacagaaataaaatataagttcGAACGAGAAATAGATTGTAAACAAGGTGCAGTAAGATCAGTTCGTTTCAGTG TTGACGGAGAATACTGTTTGACATGTGGATCAGATAGGAAGATAAAGTTATGGAATCCTTATAAAGCTACAAATTTAAAAGTCTATGGAGGACATGGAGACGAAGTAATGGATGTTTGTGCATCTTGCGATAGCAGTCAAATAGTGTCTTGTGGTTTAGAtaaatctttgattttatgGGATGTAAGTACTGGAACACCTGTTCGACGCTTAAGAGGACATGCAGGTCCTGTAACAACTGTAAG ATATAATGAAGAATCATCAATGGTTGTTTCTGGATCTCGAGATAATACTGTTATGTGTTGGGATGTACGGTCTAAATCAATAGAACCTGTACAATGTTTGAATGAGGCCAAAGATTCAATTTCTAGTATTAGAACTTCTGATCATGAAATTTTATCAGCATCATTCGATGGAAAGATACGAAGATATGATATTCGTGTTGGCCAAATGTATTCTGATTACATGAAag ATGCAGTGACATGTGCAAGTTTTACAAGGGATGGACAATGTATTGTAGTTAGTTGTGCAAACGATGTAGTACGTTTAATTGACAAAGATACTGGAGAATTACTTGGTAAATTTACTGGGCATACAGCTAAAGATCTGTGTTTAGAATCAAGTGTAGATTCTCAAGACACACAAATTCTTTCGGGCTCTGAAGATGGTAAATTATGGGTATGGGATTTGGCAACACAAACGGTTGTTGCAAAACTTTCTGGATACAGACCATCGAAATACCCTACTTTATCTATAAATGTTCATCCAactaaaaattgttttatagcTGCAAATGGCTATAGTATATTAATGTGGAGTGCAGAATCTACTGCAAAAGTTGAATAA